atgccggccacttctggaagCCGCCTGAGGCAAGCACTGCTTGGCTGAAGctacctcccagagcctgcaccacttcctgcaccccagctccctgtcctagccctgacccccctcccgcaccccaatcactcatccccagccccaccccagagtccgctcCTCCAACCGAAGCCtccacccactcccacaccccaaccccctcggCCACAGcctggagcttgcacccccacccggagcctgcacccccatccgcactccaaccccctgctccagccctgagccccttcctgcattcTGAAtacctcagccccagcctggagcctgcaccctcagccccagccctcatcccctccgcaccccagctccctgccccagcctggagcccgcaccctcagccccagccctcaccccctccgcaccccagctccctgccccagcctggagcccgcaccctcggccagagccctcaccccctccgcaccctggaagcaggtgcttggggcggccgctccggagaggggcggcacgtccaggtattcggcggcaattcggcggacggtccctcactccgcctgggagcgaaggacctcccgccgaattgccgccgcagatcacgatcgcggcttttgttttgttttgttttggctgcttggggcggccaaaaccctggagccggccctgctcctccagggTAATCTTGAGCTCTTCTGCTACTCTGATAAACAAGTCTTGAAAGTGAGTGAGCTCATGAGTAGCGGGAGGTGGTGGGGGTACCATGGCATCTTGTGGTGTTATCGCTATAGAAGAGGTGTGTGGGGCAGTGTCCTCTGTGGGTGTGGCGGCCACTTCAGGTCTTATCTGGGTTTCCGTGTAAGCAGGCAGTGCGGAGGGTCTGACAGCTTTCCTCCGGGCAGCCCGCAGAAGACCTGAGTGTGGTGTGGTGTAGATCCATGGACCCCAGTGTGGCCATTGCCCCGTGGGGGGTACAGGTGGTCCCATCCAGGGATTGCCATAccagtgtggatagctttgaggacATGGAGATCATGCTGTAATGGGTCTCCCAGTTGTAGGTAAGTGAGTCTGGGGAGAGTATTGAGAgtatttctcttcctcctcctcctcatcctcccaccCTTCATTGGAGGGGCTTGAAGTGGTAGGGGAGTACTGAAGGTAGAGTGCTAAAGGTCTCGGTGATACACTGGTGCCGAGAAGAGGAGAGTCGGAGCATGGGACACCCTTAATTCCTCTGGCTGTAAAAACTGTGGTGGAGCTGACTGACCAGGAGTCGGTGCCAATGTAGCTGGTGGAGGCAGAGTCTTCTCGGGCATCTGCTGGCACCAAAGGGAGTCACGGGGGTGCAAGCTGGCTCTGTGGAGTAGGAGCCCCTGAGGTAGGCACTGCAAGGGAGGCTGGAGACCTCAGGGGGCTCGGTGCTGAGAGCAGTGGCTGTAAAAGCAGCACAGCAAGATCAAAGGACGGTGCTGCAGCCGCTTGTTCTGTTGGCACCGTAGCAGCTCTCGGCACCGTACTGACAAAGGTGGCCGCAGCAGAGCTGAAAGAGGCGGGCAACTGGAAGCCGTGAGCCTCGGCACCATGTAGTGGGGCAGTTGACTCACGGTTGGTGCCTGAGGTGCCTGCCGCATGGAAAGTGCTCAGCTGCGGAGCCGGAGGTAGTGGAGACCAGAGAGCCGGTTTTAACTTTTCCCCCGAGGAACAACTCCTCAGGGGAGAGGAAGCTGGCCggtttttttgcttttcttttgccTCTGGAGGGTGTCACAGAGGTTTGCTGGCCAGGGTCAGACGCAGGTCTGAGGGAGTTTTCCAGGAGCAGCATTTTAAGCCTGAGCTCCCTGTCCTTGCGGATCTGCGCTTTCAATTTGTTCCAGTGGACGCATTTTGGGGGCTACATTAGAGGCACAGTTGATGTGAATGCTGGTCTCCAGGCAGGTGGCTTATTGAGTCAGACACTTTGTGCCTTTCCTTTCCCACTCACTGCATAGCAGGACAAAGcccacagggaaactgaggcacactgctcGTAAAAATATTGCCTGAATTTCCACATCCACACAAGTGCTCCACAGGGCGAGGGCTACTCTCACCTGCCCCGTTCAGTCCTCCGGAGCGTGGCTGGTGCTGCCTTGGACTCACCTGCGGCCCGTCTGGAAGCCTGGTCTGGAACATGCCTCTTCCCATAGGTGCTGGGTGTCATGACTGGCGTTGGTGTTTCCATGTTGCTCGTCGCCACCTTGATCCTGGTGCTGGTCCGCAGGTGGCACCTCAAGAGTAAGTGCCCATCCCTGCAGGGAGCAAATCTGACCCCTTTCGCAGCCGTGGCTCTGGCATGTTGCTGTCCATCAGGCCGTCTTGGGCTTAGTGTCTGCAGGCCTGGATAGGCAGTGAGACCGTAATAGCTAAAGCAGGGGGCTCgcaaccaggactcctgggttctctcctacTGATCCCtgcctgggcaagtcccttcacagccctgtgcctcagtttcccaacatACAAAGGGATTGTGAGGGGTTTCCAGGGGCTGGTTGGGAAGGGCATAAAGCTCCTGGGGTTCTTTGGGGGCAGCCCAGCTTCCTGGGGCtggagtggaggggtgggggcaggcaggactCTGACATCTGTACCCCCAAGGCCTCTGCACCactccctgggctgggaggtgggtTGCAATGGGGAGTGCAAGCAGGGAGTCAgactggtggggaagggggcaggctcCAACCCTTGctggggtggggccctggggTCCCTGCACTGGTAACCTTTcatgtctccctctctctctcactgaggtTCAGGCTCAGGAGACGTCCAGTATCGATTGTGCAAGCGGGACAAGGTGTTGTTCTACGGGCGCGAGATCATagtcatagaatagcagggttggaagggacctcaggagatatctagtcccaccccctgctcaacacAGGACCAATCTCCAATCATGCGCAaggtctggggctggggcagagcaccgTGTTctggcccaggctggagagtcaGTGGGTGCTGGCAGTGAAAGCGCTGATGACTGCCAGCTCCGGTGTAGTGCTCCaatccctgtcccctccctgccccgctgAAGGGCGTCTCTGGGGGTAGTTCAATTTTGCAGTTAGACACTGGTGTTGGACAGGGTGGTGGCTCCCGGCCAGTGCAGCCAGGGGCTCCGAGCTGCAGAGATTGTCCTGCCAAAGGGTGTTCAGCCCTGGCCTTGGCCTGTGCCCCTGTGACCTGGCCACATGGCACCTCCCCCAACCCATGCTCCTCAtctgcccctgcagctgaggagtaaGAGCTCTGGCAGGTGAATCATTGCAGGTGGGCCTGATCTCCTGGTCTTCCTCCCTGTCACAGAGCCAcatgcatgcaaaccattgaaactccacagaaaacaagagaaccccccacttcgtcacaagctCCCACTCCCCCATTCATTGAGatgtggggcggggggatgaCTGACAGAGCCCGCCTAGTCCGCTGGGCTCTGGGTGGGTGCTCTGGCCCATGTGATGCAGGAGCTTGGGCTGGGCCCCAAGAGCCCCTCATGACATGAGCCCCAATTCCCTGCCATGAGTTGCTGAAGGCTTTGCTCCCCTGCTGCCAACCATGACCCGCCCTTCCTTGCAGGGTGCTGGGCCATTTTGAGAAGCCGCTCTTCCTGGAGCTCTGTAAGCACATGATCTTCCAGCAGTTCCTACAGGGCGAGTACGTCTTCCGGCCCGGCCAGCCCGACACCAGCATCTACGTAGTGCAGGATGGCAAGCTGGAGCTCTTCCTGACCCAGCAGGTGAGCGGGCAtgtcccagcccaccctgccgtGGGCTATCTGCCCAGCAGCCACCAGCGACCCCTCCTGCCCCAAGCCAGCTGGGGAGGCTGGTTGTGGCCCCAGTGCTCTGCACCCCTTGGCTGGGTGGTCCCCTGCACCTGGGGACACCTTGGGGCAGAGGGCATACAGGACGCAATGGCTGAGGCCAGCTGGCAAGCAGCCCTGCCCTTCGGGATCACCGTGGCTGTAGGCTCCCCTGGGGCTGCCTCCCTTCCAGGGAGGGgctcattcatagattcatagattataggactggaagggacctcgagaggtcatcgagtccagtcccctgctcgcatggcagaaccaaatactgtctagaccatccctgatagacatttatctaacctactcttaaatatctccagagacggagattccacaacctccctccacAGAGCCTGGCGCCAAGCGAGTTCTGGTGGTAGGGATGGCGAGGGTGGGTGATGGGGCCCCCTAAGGAGGGTGTTGCTGTGTTGCAGGACGGGAAGGAGACGCTGGTGAAGGAGGTGTTCCCCGGGGACAGCGTGCACAGCCTGCTCAGCATTCTTGACATCCTCACAgtaccagccctgcccctccacctcctgctgGCCCAGTCCACCCGCCCACTCCCCCGCCCCTCTGGTGCTGGAGTGAATAGTCCAGCTCATTGAGTGATTAGCAGCCATGGGCTCCCCCCAGTTCTGCtcatgcccctcaatcccaacccgcaaCCCCCTGCTCTCCTAACCCTGGGTCCCTAACGAAAGGCTAAATCCGGGTAGGGCCTGTGGGATGTGTGTGCTAAACCCACCTGACCCCCCATCCCGTGATGGGTTTGCAGCCTGGGTCCGAGGTGGTGACATGCCACCATCACCCTGCCCTGTGCTTGCCACCTTGCCCCACACCTTTCCTCCACAGGGCCTGGGTCTCGGccttggctggctgctgggctcAGGTGAACGTGGCTGTAGGCTGCTGTCTGGACCTTTTGGCCTGAAGCCGTGGGGTACCCCCCGGATCCCTAGCTGTCCTCGGCAGTGCCCCCCACTGGTAGGCTGCTCTACCTGAAGAAGGAGGCGGGGGCACCCCAGCCTTGGTGCAGGGACCCATGGGCACTCGGTTCTCACACAGGGGCACCAGCAGCCGTACCGGACAGTGTCTGTGCGGGTGGCCGAGGACTCCACAATGCTGCGGCTGCCGGTCGAGGCCTTCTCTCCCATCTTCGAGTAGTACCCCGAGAGCCTGGTGTGGGTGGTGCAGGTGAGTGCGGCCTCGGCTCCCATCGCACGTGCTgacgccctcccctcccccgcattgTGCCGCATGCTCagactctccccttcccttcccgaTCATCGTGGTGCGTCTGCAGCGGGTCATCTTCCTGGCCCTGCACAATTACCTGGGGCTGACTAATGAACTcttcagccctggagctgggcagTGCTAGTGGGAAGGGGTCCCTGGACTCTCTGCTGCAGCGGAGCCACCCCCACTTACCCCGCCTGCTCTCCTGCTGCTCATGCCTCCCACgcaaatggggaggaggggagaaaagtgGTTGCTGCAAACCTGGCTTTGCTCCCCACCTCCTGCTGGggttctgccctgctccccagctgtgtTTGAGGGTTGgggcctggggcggggagctgccctAATGGCAGCAGGCAGGAGCATGGGGAGCCAGCAGTGCGACTGTCTGCCTGGCCGCTGCCCCTGACGCGCTCTCTCTGACACTAGCGGACATTGTCCGGAACATGGGCGCCAAGACGGTGGTCGCCATAGACGTGGGCAGCCAGGACGAGACTGACCTCTGCAACTACGGGGACAACCTCTCAGGCTGGTGGCTGCTGTGGAAACGCCTCAATCCCTGGGCCCAGAAGGTTAAGgtgagccctgccctgccctgggggcttCCAAGCCCGAGAGCCCCCCCCAAGGGGAACCTGCCCCATCTCTCCTGCTGCCTCCGGGCACGTCACCCCGGCCACCTGTGTAGAACTgataaatgaaattgtttttaattgttcactttttcaatgtaacttcataagtcaAGTTTTAAGAATGAAACCACATTCATTTTTGAATGAACCACATTCATTCATataaccggttaccccaataactggctaattgatTTTCAAGCCAGTTGTTGAGCTCCTGCGGTTAAGTCCGCTGCTGCTTAGCTCAATTAAGCTGCTTGTTAAGGGCTACAGTTGTTCAgccagctgcctttgtaagtttcaatATCAATCCGATTCCTGTTTAagtcactgagacttgcactctTTCAGTAtctcagtattgtaacttctgttcaccattcattacacttgcctacattcagggccggctctaacttttttgccgctccaggcgaaaaagaagagcgccgccctgctgtaacaccctcccccccccccgagcaccgggCTGCcgaaccccccgcccctccccccagtgccgcgccgggCCGCACAACCCCCCTGCCACCTCCAGCGCCGCACCCcgccgcccaacccccccccccccctcccccagcaccgcgccacccaaatcccccccctccccgcagcgccacgctgggccgcccaaatccccgcccctccGGAGTGCCGGGCCGGGCTAACCAAACCCCCGGAGTGCTGGGTCGGGCCgagctgcgcccccccccccccccccagtgcctcgcTGCACCGCGCCCCCCAAACCCCCAAGCGCcgcgccaggccgcccaaactcCCACCCCCGCCAGCGCTGCACCACCGAAGgccccccctccagcaccacgccgccgaaacacccccgcGCTGCctggctgaaacaaaaacaaaaaaaaccctcgagcacctcccgccaccccaacattggccgtcCCTTctgaggtgccgccccaagcacgtgcttggttggctggtgcctagagccggccctgcctacattgtaacttctgttcactgtttgccagaTTGtcattcaaaccccattttaaaaggcttactccattttgtaaaaaGCTTGCTGCTGCACCCGTCCCATGCTGCAGGCCGGGGGGGCATGtgaggggaggcaggcaggccccacccacccagccctggggctcttcaccatccctctcccctgccatTCCTCTGCCCCCTACCCCAAGGGCAGCGACAACCCTAGGTGCTGGCAGGGTCCCTTCCgccacagcccctgcctcccagggctgcTCCTGCCCGAGCATGTGGGCCTGCCTTGGCAGCCAGTGGCTTCCCTCAGGCTGGCTGGGCACAGTCACTCCTGATGCCCCAGTGGCAGTTGCTGGGATCCGGCTCCGGCCACTCAGCTGGACTGAGCCAGCTGGGGGGGGTCAGATCTGCAGAACATAGGAGAGACTGTCccttgcagccccctgccccaggatgCTGTCCCAGGTGGGGCTGATCCACCCCCTTGCAGGACACTCCTGtttttccccacacacatacaggtGCCCGACATGGCGGAGATCCAGTCGCGTCTGGCCTATGTGTCATGTGTGCGCCAGCTGGAGGTGGTAAAGTCGAGCTCCTACTGCGAATCCATTTGCCTGCCCATCGACCGCTTCAAAACCATGGACTTTGGCAAGTTCAACGAGATCTACGTGAGTCCAGATGGCCTGGGccacgggggtggggagtgtgggaggccctgattagggggtggggggagtgtctGTGCTCGGCTGGGGACGGGGAGGTGGGAGGCCCtgatcttggggggggaggggggtcagtgcTCAGCAGGGTATGGGAGACTGGGAGCTGCgcttggctgggggtggggagggtgggaggcCCCGATCTGGGCCACTGGCTGTGCCCAGGTTGGGGAGGGAGAGGCCCTGCTTGAGGGGATGGGTTGGAAATCTGATGGCCACCCTTGTGGAGAGCAGTCCCCCAGCTGCATTGGAGCACACAGGGCAAATCCATGTCTTGCTCTGCAGCGGGTGCTGCCTGGCCTGGCCAGCCCCCCCGCAGCTGGCTGGAAGGAGTGGGCCCCTCACCCTGCCCATCCATCTCATGCAGGACGTGGGCTACCAGCACGGCAAGGTGATGTTCAGCGGCTGGAGCTGCGGCGACATCATTGAGAAGATGGTGAAGGACCGGCGCTCGGCCGACTTCTACGAGAGCAAGCGCATGGATGTGAGTGAGGGGGCAACAGTGGGGCATGGGCCAGCAGGGGATGGGTAGCTACAGTTTGTGCCTCGTCACACTCCAGACGCTTAGCTCCCTTTTGTGCCAAGCTGACGTTCCTACAGGGTCCTGGCTGTGGCAGCCCCATGACACAGGACCAGTGCCTGAGGCACGGGAACAACCTCAGCCCTGGCGCCCCAAGCAGTAGGGCTGGGGGCTCCAAGGGGAGTGCGGGGGGCTTGGCAAGGAAGTGCCCTCCCTCATCAGTGCAGACCCCAGTTCCAGCAGGGGCCGCCGTGTGGCTCTGGTCCCTTTGTCCTTAGGCCGAGCCCCTTGGCAAAGTGGGGAATCCCCTGGGGACTGGACTCAGAGCCATGGGGTGAGAGCCTGACCCACACCCTTTGCCATAatgccccccactccttgtcctcaCCCACCGGAGCCCTCCTGACCCACCCGCTCTCTAGCTCAGCCCACATAGTACTTCCTCCCTGTGTCCCAGCCCCCGCCAGGTAGCCTGGTGGGGGCATCTCTAGCCTGGCTCTCACCCCCCAGGTGCTGACTTGCCCCAGCGCGGGGTTCACTGATCTGGCTGAGATCGTGTCTTGCATCGAGCCGGCCAAGAGCTACCTGTCCGATGGCTACGCTGatggtgagtgggggcagggggcgcgaTGCAGGGCTCTCTGCCCATGTCACTCCAGTAGGATTCTGGGGCCCcagcaaggctgggggaggggggctagggCTGGGATAGaagtgggggctgcaggtcgggattgaggggcaccagggcCAGGCCAGGAGCAACTGCCAGCCCCATGTGTGCTCCCATCCCAGGTGAGGAATCTGACTACCTGACGGAGTacgaggaggaagggctggaccCCGcgcggggagaggaggagctgagTGGACCCACACTGAGGTATTTGAGATTGTAAGCTCTGGTCTCTGCTCcgtggggagggggtgtgctgggcccAGATGCTTCTCCTGGGGCCCTCTCCAGATGGGGGAGCTGGCTGAGGTGGGGCTCCATCTGTGTCACTGTTCTGGCAGCTGTAGGGAGCGCTGGTTCCcgatgctgctgcccatgctccaGGGAGCAAgggtgggcctggattccccAGCCCCTGAGACCatgccccccttccctgcacaaATATTGCAGGCTCCCCACGGGGTGCTCTCCACACTCCCCcactcctcggggggggggggttcctgttCACACTCTCCATGCCAGCTCCTGGGCTCCTTGCTCTCAGGCTGTGTCACGGAGTATGGGGGATACAGGGCCcggcacccccggcttcctgcgattcaccatgactctcagccagccagtaaagcagaaggtttatttagacgacaggaacacaggccacaacaggtcttgcaggcacagacaacaggacccccgcAGTTAGGTCTatcttggggtctcagggcatcccagcccccttgggaggtcagagccccatctgcctcccagccattccaccagccagctctgaaactctcCCCACACCCTTTGTTCAGTTCCCCGGGGAAAGatgtcaccagggccggctctaggcaccagcaaaacactggtgcttggggcggcacatttttaggggcggcattctggcgccggccatgctgcccctaaaaatgtgccccagccgccctaactcacctgcgctgctgctgctcgcacgccgctgctcgccctccctcccaggctctcaaacccgggagggacggggagatcccgagcagccgcagcgcgcgaaacagctgattcgtgtaCCGCGGCCCctggggatctccccctccctcctgggtttgagagcctggggggagggggagaccctgagtggccgcggcgcatgcgcagcttctccctccctcctaggcttgagagcctggggggaggaggcagggctggggatttggggaaggggcggagttgaggtggggctggaggtggggtaagaaaaaaaaatgagggggggggcggccaaaattgtttttgcttggggcggcaaaaatcctagagccagccctgtccccgCACAGACACCGGTCACTCCccgcctgcccacaccccctgccccgacACCGGTCACTCCccgcctgcccacaccccctgcccctgccccgacaCCGGTCACTCCccgcctgcccacaccccctgcccctgccccgacaCCGGTCACTCCTcgcctgcccacaccccctgccccgacACCGGTCACTCCTcgcctgcccacaccccctgcccggaCACCGGTCACTCCCCGCCTACCCACACACCCCCGCACAAACACCGGTTACACCCCGCTTGCTCACAAACACCCCTGCACAGACACCAGTCACTCTCCGCTTGCCCACACACCTCCTAAACAGACACCGGTCACTACCCGCctgctcacacacacccctgcacggACACCCATCACTCCCCGCCTGCCCACGCGCTCCCCCCCGCACAGACACTGGGCACACCccgcctgcccacaccccctgcacaGACACCGGTCACACCAATAAAGGTGCCAGCCTAAGAGTTATAACTGTGATAGCCCATGGCCAAGGAATGCTAGTGCAGAAATAACCGGATGACCATACATATAGATTCTAATAAATAACTGGTCTAACCATAATTGACTTGCAGTGAGACAAGGCTCCTAAAGGCCAGACACCAATGGCATTTAGGCGCCTAATGATGCACATAGGCAGCTAAGTCACTTTGGAAATGAAACActggctcctaaatcccttagctGCTTTACAAAATTTTAATCCCAAACTGATCCCTTGCTACATAGTATTAAGCGCATCCCCACTGTGCCTGGAACCAGATTAACaccatcacttttgaaaaccattGAAAGTTGCCCCACTGCCACCCTGACTATGGCTGAGACCCAAGGGAGCTGGGCACATGCAGGAGCTGTGCCCCAAAtcgtgccccaagggtcagtctggAGAACCCCACCTGACCAATGGTACACACTCACCTTCTGGCACAATCTTGCAAGATGTTGTGCCCAGTTCACAAGCTGCTGCTTTAAATAGGAGACAGCTGGAGCAGAGGTGGCAAAATCTTGCATCCCATTGGCTGCTCGACAATTGACTCCTCAAACCCTGCCCAGCTCTTCATTaccagggccaaattctcccctggtgtaactccattaccTCAGTGGCACTACACCAGCATAATCTTTGGCTCTGAGGTATTGTATTGAAAGGGGGTTGCTGGAAGGCAGGGCCACTCTGGGTTTGGCACCAGCTACCTGCAGATTGGAGACTGGAGGGTAATGAACTTTGCTGGAGCTAGCgaagtgaaaataaattaaattaaattagtggagatatcccatctcctagaactggaagggaccttgaaaagtcatcaagtccagccccctgccttcactagcaggaccaagtactgattttgccccagatccctaagtggccccctcaaggattgaactcataaccctgggtttagcaggccaatgctcaaaccactgagctatccctccccccctcagtgTAGCCTCAGTGGTGCAGGAGGTGGGATGGGCCAGCTGCCCCACGCATGGACCCTGGGTCCTGGACTGGATCCAGGGATTTCCCGacaccccccctgaatttccccaaccccAGTTTTGTGatctagttacatgcagtgttgccaatttagtcattgtttggaaatttgaattgaaattgaaatattaatacacactttaaaagcacatacagtgtatgataaaatatgtgcatctgaaaaagtagaatagatttgaaaagtatgaacatagactagcttccttatacggctgttgttttttatgacaatgtcggtgcattcatttcggtgatgttggccaaccgaataatttcaaatgatgatgtGTAAGCAAAGTcaaaatgagctctccctgacagctagtgatgagctggggactggggggaaaggcttcaggaccagattgtatttacattcacacctaatctaccaaGGTATCCAACAAACAGAgttgtgttgcccaagtgatagattttggctggggttacaaatcacttgaatgcggggggggggggggggggagggtaaatgaaatgttgttgttgttcttattgtatgagtaaagggcagtggaactgtacttagcctgtgctgattgagggtatcaagagagagggtggggacaggtgttttgcttgatggtctgcctgagtcacaagtactatttgacctgcccctctccactgtttaaagacagagctgattaggctccatagatagtcttttgttttgttaagtgaccactacagctgaaatcactgataatcaggtctaagtgcttagacctgttgtgggacagtgtttctgtggaagacacagcccagactgcactagcaCCAAGGtttccccactga
The genomic region above belongs to Malaclemys terrapin pileata isolate rMalTer1 chromosome 23, rMalTer1.hap1, whole genome shotgun sequence and contains:
- the PNPLA6 gene encoding patatin-like phospholipase domain-containing protein 6, with the protein product MLRLSPSLPDHRADIVRNMGAKTVVAIDVGSQDETDLCNYGDNLSGWWLLWKRLNPWAQKVKVPDMAEIQSRLAYVSCVRQLEVVKSSSYCESICLPIDRFKTMDFGKFNEIYDVGYQHGKVMFSGWSCGDIIEKMVKDRRSPGGGISSLALTPQVLTCPSAGFTDLAEIVSCIEPAKSYLSDGYADGEESDYLTEYEEEGLDPARGEEELSGPTLRYLRL